One genomic window of candidate division WOR-1 bacterium RIFOXYB2_FULL_36_35 includes the following:
- a CDS encoding 16S rRNA (guanine(966)-N(2))-methyltransferase RsmD produces MRIISGSRKGRKLKVPKTDLRPLSDQAKESLFNILASDIPDSDFLDLFAGSGSVGIEALSREARLSIFVEKDRKAVSVIRENLEDLGLSDRAEVFAIDVFQALKILYKKQAKFDIIFLGAPYGSLFLLKSLQFLGEFNLLKPKGIIIAEHRAKSSLDGTIGYLDKLREHKCGDTLFSFYKGSFDEKSGI; encoded by the coding sequence ATGCGTATAATTTCAGGCTCCAGAAAAGGGCGAAAATTAAAAGTTCCAAAAACCGACTTGAGACCTCTTTCCGATCAAGCCAAAGAATCTCTTTTTAACATATTAGCTTCTGATATTCCGGATAGCGACTTCTTAGACCTTTTTGCAGGAAGCGGATCTGTTGGGATTGAGGCATTGTCCCGAGAGGCGAGACTTTCTATTTTTGTAGAAAAAGATCGGAAAGCTGTTTCTGTTATACGGGAAAACCTCGAAGATCTTGGGCTTTCTGACAGGGCGGAGGTCTTTGCTATAGATGTCTTCCAGGCCCTTAAGATTCTTTATAAAAAGCAGGCAAAGTTTGATATAATATTTCTTGGAGCGCCTTATGGCAGTCTATTTTTGTTGAAATCGCTCCAATTTCTGGGTGAGTTTAACTTGTTAAAACCAAAGGGGATTATAATTGCTGAACACAGGGCCAAAAGCAGTCTTGATGGTACAATAGGGTATCTGGATAAGTTAAGAGAACATAAATGCGGAGATACACTCTTTTCTTTTTATAAAGGGAGTTTTGATGAAAAAAGCGGTATA